One window of the Eucalyptus grandis isolate ANBG69807.140 chromosome 8, ASM1654582v1, whole genome shotgun sequence genome contains the following:
- the LOC104416528 gene encoding LOW QUALITY PROTEIN: disease resistance protein RUN1 (The sequence of the model RefSeq protein was modified relative to this genomic sequence to represent the inferred CDS: deleted 1 base in 1 codon), which produces MASSKKNYHVFVSFRGTDVRNNFLHDLYAALNHKGIYTFVDSVELRKGEQISPALMRAIEESRLAIIIFSKDYDSSRWCLEELAKIMECKAQKELIVLLVFYKVEPREVRRAIKGYGRAMAKHESDSEKDPKAVETWKKALFDAGNLSGWVCNDGDEAELIQSIVKELPIHLERTPLHVAEYLVGIDSRVEELISLSQKESDGDDVLMIGIWGPGGIGKTTIAKATYNAIERHFQGSIFLERVRETSNKCSLVELQKRLLSQILPPKHPSVHSVAEGVSLIKERLYCKKVLLVLDDVDHSCQPNALAGGGNWFGKGSRIFITTRDKHLVTSSHCMNRVYPVKTLDSHEALDLFVWHAFQNSKKTEIRTDLIYRALRCASGLPLALEALGSFLRGRNEPAWESELCKLSKSPDRVINQVLKISFDGLENDEKEIFLDIACFFKRKSIKYIKKVLNSCGFETTIGIETLIDRSLIRKEHGTLQMHDLVQLMGKNIVMQDYPKNPGRHSRLWLFEDVMDILCEDKVKVVYVNIVISHFHVTLIWSVYYKSQWKFCMTTEFAQLRTGNGSNRGHGVDLLTPEEGTLSLEEITIKADAFEKMTNLRMLILPEVHISSEGPIRLPSNLRWLKWPNAPFLEFGFGPKKLVGLDIQKSHIRQFDGKFKNFIWLKYINFSQCKSLVSAPELSSIPNLERLNLDGCESLVEVHQSVTCHNKLKFLSLQFCSNLSNFPHTLKGKISSNPRSLWLLMEHLEELDLGWTAIKELPASVENLLYVKIINLAKCKRLPTLPSSVYKLQNLKNLNLGGCSNFVMFPKNLEDSTNPNGNSGFQKLKWLDLNGCNLSEVEFLESPSCFPKLGGLSLSGNKLTHLPTCIDKYDDLEHLDVHNCKQLQKIPQLPPNVHVLWANGCRSLREFLDLSSLSSSCRVVELYSCRELFREGANTANLLSLKELPKMRIVSIILSGREMPEWFLRCKDNSISFMVPGDLNDKFLGVALCIVLGLKEGKAADVRCDIHMGGQGFHGVRRRFPLMKSDTVWIEYFSRSTFLLGEKLPPDDQSHFQVHLNVLGGKLIKWGFRAINEQEEDDLKILPQHHQPNETNQSLEERKSEEDIWFGTEEDESSSETDDECNKEKLSQPNETNWSSEERDSEEDKWIDTEEEESSSETEDEYYREMLFKYVRDCYCSTAESACRSFNSRKKLTFGSFSGLNKFRRSIYSKERYR; this is translated from the exons ATGGCCTCTTCCAAAAAGAATTACCATGTGTTTGTGAGTTTCAGAGGCACGGACGTCCGCAACAACTTCCTTCATGATCTCTATGCAGCTCTGAATCATAAAGGGATATACACTTTTGTGGATAGCGTGGAGCTCAGGAAAGGAGAGCAAATATCGCCGGCACTTATGAGGGCGATTGAGGAATCGCGCCTCgcaatcatcattttctccaaGGACTACGATTCCTCAAGGTGGTGTTTGGAAGAGTTGGCTAAGATCATGGAGTGCAAGGCACAGAAGGAGCTGATTGTGTTGCTggtgttttacaaagtggaaccaaGAGAAGTGAGACGGGCAATAAAGGGTTATGGGAGAGCTATGGCTAAGCATGAGTCCGATTCTGAGAAGGATCCAAAGGCAGTGGAGACATGGAAGAAGGCTCTCTTCGATGCCGGTAACTTGTCTGGTTGGGTTTGCAATGATGG AGATGAAGCAGAGCTCATACAAAGCATCGTAAAGGAATTACCAATTCATCTAGAGCGAACACCCTTGCATGTTGCTGAGTATCTGGTTGGGATAGATTCCCGAGTTGAAGAACTAATATCATTGTCGCAAAAAGAGTCGGATGGTGATGATGTTCTCATGATAGGTATATGGGGACCTGGAGGTATAGGGAAGACGACGATTGCTAAAGCCACATATAATGCTATTGAGAGACACTTTCAGGGATCTATATTTTTGGAGCGAGTTAGAGAAACTTCAAACAAATGCAGTCTAGTTGAGTTGCAAAAAAGACTTCTTTCTCAAATCTTACCTCCTAAACATCCATCAGTCCATAGTGTCGCTGAAGGAGTTAGTTTGATAAAGGAAAGACTTTATTGTAAGAAGGTTCTCTTGgttcttgatgatgttgacCATTCGTGTCAACCGAATGCATTAGCTGGAGGAGGTAATTGGTTTGGCAAAGGAAGTAGAATCTTTATAACAACAAGGGATAAACATTTGGTTACTTCTTCTCATTGCATGAATCGCGTGTATCCAGTTAAAACTTTAGACAGCCATGAGGCACTAGACCTTTTTGTTTGGCATGCCTTTCAAAACAGCAAAAAAACTGAAATAAGAACGGATCTCATATATAGAGCACTACGTTGCGCTAGTGGCCTTCCATTAGCCCTCGAAGCGTTGGGTTCATTCTTACGTGGAAGAAACGAACCAGCATGGGAAAGTGAGCTGTGTAAACTCTCCAAGAGTCCTGACAGAGTTATCAATCAAGTTCTGAAGATAAGCTTCGATGGATTGGAGAATGACGAGAAGGAGATTTTCCTCGacattgcttgtttctttaaaagaaaaagtataaaatacaTCAAAAAAGTTCTCAACAGCTGTGGCTTTGAGACAACTATAGGAATAGAAACTCTCATTGACAGGTCCTTGATAAGAAAGGAGCATGGGACCctgcaaatgcatgatttggttcaattgatgGGTAAGAATATTGTTATGCAGGACTATCCTAAAAATCCTGGGCGACACAGCAGATTATGGCTTTTTGAAGATGTTATGGACATTCTATGTGAAGATAAGGTAAAAGTTGTTTATGTAAACATTGTTATATCTCATTTTCATGTTACTTTGATTTGGTCAGTATATTATAAATCTCAGTGGAAATTTTGTATGACAACTGAATTTGCTCAATTACGGACAGGGAACGGAAGCAATAGAGGCCATGGTGT GGACTTGCTCACACCAGAAGAGGGAACTTTGAGTCTTGAAGAGATAACCATAAAGGCTGATGCTTTTGAAAAAATGACGAACTTGAGAATGCTCATCTTGCCTGAAGTGCATATCTCTTCAGAAGGTCCTATCCGTCTCCCTAGTAACCTAAGATGGCTTAAATGGCCCAATGCCCCATTTCTAGAATTTGGCTTTGGTCCAAAGAAACTTGTTGGACTTGATATCCAAAAAAGTCATATCAGACAATTTGACGGCAAATTTAAG aatTTTATATGGTTGAAGTATATCAATTTCAGTCAATGCAAGTCCCTGGTTAGTGCTCCTGAACTTTCATCAATTCCAAATCTGGAGAGGTTGAATCTTGATGGGTGCGAAAGCTTGGTGGAGGTTCACCAATCCGTCACATGTCACAACAAGTTAAAATTTTTGTCACTACAGTTTTGCTCTAACCTCAGTAACTTTCCTCACACACTCAAAGGCAAAATCTCTTCAAACCCTCGATCTCTTTGGTTGCTC ATGGAACATCTAGAAGAGCTTGATCTAGGTTGGACAGCTATCAAAGAATTGCCTGCATCAGTTGAAAATCTTCTCTATGTGAAGATAATAAATTTAGCAAAATGCAAAAGACTCCCAACGCTCCCCTCAAGTGTttataaattgcaaaatctcaAGAATCTGAATCTTGGAGGTTGCTCCAATTTTGTTATGTTTCCAAAGAACTTGGAGGATTCAACTAATCCTAATGGCAATTCGggattccaaaaattaaagtGGCTAGATCTTAATGGCTGCAATCTCTCAGAAGTAGAGTTCCTCGAGAGTCCTTCCTGTTTTCCCAAATTGGGGGGCCTAAGTCTTTCCGGAAACAAGCTTACTCATCTGCCAACATGCATCGACAAATACGATGATTTGGAACACTTGGATGTGCATAACTGCAAACAGCTACAAAAGATTCCTCAACTTCCGCCAAATGTGCATGTCCTATGGGCAAATGGTTGCAGATCTCTACGAGAGTTCCTAGATTTGTCGAGTCTCTCCTCCAGTTGCCGTGTGGTTGAGTTGTACTCATGTCGTGAATTATTCCGCGAAGGGGCAAATACGGCTAATTTGTTATCGCTCAAg GAGCTCCCGAAGATGAGAATCGTTAGCATTATCCTGAGTGGAAGAGAGATGCCAGAATGGTTTCTCCGTTGTAAAGACAATTCCATATCTTTCATGGTTCCCGGTGACCTGAATGACAAGTTCTTAGGAGTAGCACTCTGTATTGTTCTTGGCCTGAAGGAAGGAAAAGCAGCCGATGTTAGATGCGACATCCATATGGGTGGCCAAGGGTTCCATGGCGTGAGAAGACGGTTTCCTTTGATGAAATCTGATACTGTGTGGATTGAATATTTCTCACGCAGCACGTTTCTTTTAGGAGAGAAGCTTCCGCCAGACGATCAGAGCCATTTCCAAGTTCACCTCAATGTATTAGGAGGAAAATTGATTAAGTGGGGATTCCGTGCTATAAACGAGCAAGAGGAGGATGATCTGAAGATCTTGCCCCAACACCATCAGCCGAATGAAACAAATCAGTCtttggaggaaagaaagtcaGAAGAAGACATTTGGTTCGGCACCGAGGAAGACGAAAGTTCAAGTGAAACAGATGATGAATGTAACAAAGAAAAGCTCTCTCAGCCGAATGAAACAAATTGGTCTTCGGAGGAAAGAGACTCAGAAGAAGACAAATGGATAgacaccgaggaagaagaaagttcaAGTGAAACAGAGGATGAATATTACAGAGAAATGCTCTTCAAATATGTACGGGATTGTTATTGTTCTACCGCAGAAAGTGCCTGTCGGAGCTTCAACTCAAGGAAGAAGCTAACATTTGGGTCATTCTCGGgactaaataaatttagaagaAGTATTTACAGCAAAGAAAGATACAGATAG